One window of the Cryptococcus gattii WM276 chromosome E, complete sequence genome contains the following:
- a CDS encoding Hypothetical Protein (Similar to TIGR gene model, INSD accession AAW43592.1), with protein MASTAASTSRLPLIEPRAKRTHARRSCVICKIRKSRCELPDLNVPSGPDPLPEDKACHRCKVLSLPCVVDDSNRKQRKRKDPPTVSPGPSQGQETPDAGPSTSKRQEPISAGSSNTLSSKFSVPSQSSIHAIDHSLDLLPGLPIFNGQTLAADPVDNFEKLKRELGARGVDGESANTLSIKLHGRPLELTCAMLRVAYGRKEKRGKRMRLEDDEIEVDVIIDEVMTARLAPGVSQLMTYHPHLDDLPTMFNEYKRNPEPTIALLIATVAYLASTVLPPDSTIIHLRNELTPFIYQRRDFLLLHHPHTFFALQVLELFITHCPFGILPIQPTNLHTLGVAKGVTAAAKNISNRLNFDKLIHQILAGPGLRHSFHCGDIWLWLALNAAEAAAMLEESNPQKPLQLAEARRITESFFKFTDEGTCLWQERLGKGEITVLVGRLALCDKIARLEEVLDGMARIRGVLEHSASDPTVDPVRGILTEFEEYTKKTDEIDRRHEAMMVMMQGYSKSIETGWVTYRAIRRRYEFSKLHVSGLRALMATHFLPGSPYAYPDLPSFVSPAHAVAYAIGRACHPPDIVRFIGGTSSAGGVTPAVQAVWEWGRRRRVNMEHNLAACAELAQTYQTYGSDLTGLVYACIVPLHECICIAVESSKILMEMEAGTIHILRSHNQLSKAVRPRPWLEIMKQVSQAMHNVSMMMHDDGLGGETLANGASNLIGSMVRVAENWLTSSQEEAAQQGTEDMALDPAQAHQGHDSNTNPQVYDSHRQSGVASHQQYMDKSDRWMAGNNQSSISHQQPTPTPPMHTDTPILNSPDQSHYKYHTPVLARLPVTTQLDGLLSDMFGYSCNPAQPPQNQATPQ; from the exons TACCAGACCTTAATGTGCCGTCCGGCCCAGATCCCTTACCGGAAGACAAAGCTTGTCACAGATGCAAGGTTCTGTCTCTCCCATGCGTTGTTGATGATAGCAACCGCAAGCAACGCAAGCGGAAAGACCCGCCGACCGTAAGCCCTGGTCCCTCTCAAGGGCAAGAGACCCCTGACGCTGGTCCGAGTACGTCAAAGAGGCAGGAACCCATCTCAGCTGGCTCGAGTAATACACTTTCTTCCAAATTCAGCGTGCCGTCGCAAAGTAGCATTCACGCGATTGATCACTCTCTCGACCTTCTTCCAGGGCTCCCCATCTTCAACGGACAAACCTTGGCTGCGGACCCGGTGGACAATTTTGAGAAGCTGAAAAGGGAGCTAGGGGCTCGTGGTGTCGACGGAGAATCCGCAAACACATTAAGCATCAAACTCCATGGCAGACCTCTCGAACTAACGTGCGCAATGCTGAGGGTCGCTTATGGgagaaaggagaaaaggGGCAAGCGGATGAGGCTTGAGGACGATGAAATTGAGGTGGATGTCATCATTGATGAAGTTATGACGGCTCGTCTAGCTCCTGG GGTATCCCAATTGATGACTTATCACCCCCATCTGGATGACTTGCCGACAATGTTCAACGAATATAAAAGGAACCCAGAGCCCACAATTGCACTCCTGATTGCCACTGTCGCGTACCTTGCGAGTACTGTGCTTCCTCCCGACTCGACTATCATACATCTCCGCAACGAACTTACGCCCTTCATTTACCAGCGCCGTGACTTTTTGCTTCTCCATCACCCCCATACATTTTTCGCGTTACAAGTACTCGAGTTATTCATCACCCATTGTCCTTTTGGTATACTACCTATACAGCCCACCAATCTTCATACCTTAGGTGTCGCTAAAGGCGTAACAGCAGCCGCCAAAAATATATCCAATAGGCTTAATTTCGATAAACTGATTCATCAAATACTTGCAGGACCAGGCCTTCGTCATAGCTTTCATTGTGGGGACATCTGGCTTTGGTTGGCTCTCAATGCCGCCGAGGCCGCTGCGATGCTGGAGGAAAGTAACCCGCAGAAACCCCTGCAGCTTGCTGAGGCCAGACGTATCACAGAATCATTCTTCAAGTTCACGGATGAAGGGACTTGCCTCTGGCAAGAACGTCTGGGAAAGGGGGAGATAACTGTGTTAGTGGGCAGACTTGCTCTTTGCGATAAGATTGCCAGGCTTGAAGAAGTTTTGGATGGGATGGCGAGAATCAGGGGCGTCCTTGAACATAGCGCCAGTGATCCGACCGTGGATCCTGTGAGGGGAATTCTAACCGAGTTTGAAGAATATACAAAAAAGACGGACGAGATAGACAGGCGCCATGAGGCAATGATGG TTATGATGCAAGGATATTCCAAGAGTATTGAAACTGGCTGGGTTACCTACCGTGCTATTCGTAGAAGATATGAGTTCAGCAAACTTCATGTCAGTGGCCTTCGTGCTCTCATGGCGACTCATTTCCTTCCTGGATCTCCATACGCTTATCCAGACCTTCCTTCTTTTGTTTCCCCTGCGCATGCTGTTGCGTATGCCATCGGTCGCGCTTGTCACCCTCCTGACATTGTTCGCTTCATCGGCGGCACTTCCAGTGCTGGGGGTGTCACTCCGGCCGTGCAGGCGGTGTGGGAATGGGGTCGTCGACGGAGAGTGAACATGGAACATAACCTGGCTGCCTGCGCCGAGCTTGCTCAGACATATCAGACATACGGATCTGACCTGACTGGCTTGGTTTATGCTTGTATTGTGCCGCTTCATGAGTGCATTTGCATAGCTGTCGAGTCCTCAAAAATCCTCATGGAGATGGAAGCCGGCACAATCCATATTCTTCGTTCTCATAATCAACTATCCAAGGCTGTCCGGCCGCGACCATGGCTTGAAATCATGAAGCAAGTATCCCAAGCTATGCACAACGTCAGCATGATGATGCATGACGATGGATTGGGAGGCGAGACTTTGGCGAATGGTGCTAGTAATCTTATTGGCTCCATGGTTCGAGTTGCCGAGAATTGGTTGACCAGCAGCCAGGAAGAAGCCGCTCAACAAGGAACGGAGGACATGGCTCTTGATCCTGCCCAGGCGCACCAAGGACACGACAGCAACACTAATCCGCAAGTGTACGACTCACACAGACAAAGCGGCGTTGCCTCACACCAACAATACATGGACAAGTCCGATCGCTGGATGGCAGGTAACAATCAATCGTCCATTTCTCATCAGCAACCGACTCCTACCCCTCCAATGCATACTGATACTCCCATCCTTAATTCTCCCGACCAGTCACACTACAAGTATCACACACCGGTCCTCGCTCGGTTACCGGTCACTACGCAGCTTGATGGCCTCTTATCGGATATGTTTGGTTATTCATGTAACCCCGCACAGCCGCCTCAGAACCAAGCGACCCCTCAATAA
- a CDS encoding Hypothetical protein (Similar to SGTC gene model, INSD accession EAL20864.1; CNBE2250), translating to MVEVHSSRVAIRTSVKSAQSLVVVFFLVLLLYIFLFSKGDDKNKTSLMQHERIPGHQGRSSAGGDGGLKDSGEQFSANESDTDASVSSPKHDKDHKKSKPKNKSNSKTTSSATLSDSSQPASSPRSDGNHQNPKKKRDKSSSKSKKSKRKKDKKKEKLEWLQPSSVPPLSPVPDHRSASPARSIIRKRSSDDSLPPSPNTATGNRIRWVDYQGQSPHEVTKHVRKWQDYVGVTDQTKEGSFENAPVEKKEKWETHQKILVNPAEWSVKELRRKGKLEEGLLEAMEWAEEISMAKPADPLWSKALQDKWDEHLGPVPTIAMLMAQRFGKLISPDNMALLAGTMAMRAYKAPSLDKKRSYSKFVESIGVDKEDPLYPYKVVLAWYCDTFRCKHYSERMGICDEPVKMVSHEKLGPTAQMLGWMEYLGRLNMTQRLFVGLDLSGLAMRAQAMREGEGYRLDLTIFLPGGPPSSVDDIAKDWSNRMDQSAKAFRTVHLELAKMFDKTKDDMIYRDPFIRRRLIFRPGWTLKGVNSGTLDRPVPEASIAQRQLVTRVARVVELPVDINDRVPPVLRKPTGNVRKAMSRLAPGEVCFQSIRQYSWDKSTVTAENSTFTSVTFWIAWSFSGEKIQYSKNTDVEQDQRAHDFVRSIDLGGYIPIHIADPPKFLRIGGFPALEVLLLSYIPKNQIGATVDLIFEPSFGLLQELEKSCQSSRHLYDRPSRLKLFVSVADVRVAQELILELDGRLAQEGRQYLASGSSLEQTIEIMAELALKALGEIYLVDESKSVKIGEGKLPKGIPLNYDSCCCTVNPINFRNAFTFLRNPCQ from the exons ATGGTCGAGGTACACTCATCTCGCGTAGCTATCCGAACATCCGTTAAATCGGCACAATCCCTCGTTGTCgttttcttcctcgtccTGCTCTTATACATATTCTTATTCAGCAAAGGAGATGATaagaacaagacaagtcTTATGCAACATGAACGCATTCCCGGACACCAAGGCCGCTCTAGCGCAGGTGGGGATGGAGGTCTTAAAGATAGCGGAGAACAGTTTTCGGCCAACGAGAGTGATACAGATGCATCAGTATCGAGTCCAAAACACGACAAGGACCACAAAAAAAGCAAGCCGAAAAACAAGTCAAATAGCAAGACTACTTCATCAGCAACTTTGAGCGATTCATCACAGCCAGCTAGCTCCCCGAGATCTGATGGAAACCACCAAAACCCCAAAAAGAAGCGGGACAAAAGCAGTTCCAAATCCAAGAAAtcgaagaggaagaaggacaagaaaaaggagaagctCGAATGGTTACAGCCATCTTCAGTGCCTCCTCTATCGCCGGTACCCGATCATCGTTCAGCAAGTCCAGCCAGAAGCATCATCCGCAAACGAAGCTCCGATGACTCTCTTCCCCCTTCGCCTAATACCGCTACGGGTAATCGTATTCGCTGGGTAGATTACCAAGGACAGTCACCTCATGAGGTTACGAAGCACGTTCGGAAATGGCAGGACTATGTCGGTGTGACAGATCAGACGAAAGAGGGTAGTTTTGAAAATGCCCctgtggagaagaaggaaaaatGGGAAACCCACCAAAAAATTCTCGTCAATCCCGCAGAGTGGTCCGTGAAAGAGTTACGCAGGAAAGGCAAGCTAGAGGAAGGGCTGTTGGAAGCCATGGAGTGGGCGGAAGAGATAAGTATGGCCAAACCAGCAGATCCACTGTGGTCCAAAGCTCTGCAAGACAAGTGGGATGAACATCTCGGGCCTGTCCCTACTATTGCGATGCTGATGGCACAACGATTTGGGAAGCTTATAAGCCCCGATAACATGGCTCTGCTTGCAGGCACTATGGCTATGCGTGCCTATAAGGCTCCGTCCCTGGACAAGAAACGCTCGTATAGTAAATTCGTCGAAAGCATTGGGGTTGATAAAGAAGATCCTCTGTACCCATACAAAGTAGTGCTTGCTTGGTATTGCGATACCTTCCGGTGCAAGCATTACAGTGAGAGGATGGGTATATGTGATGAACCTGTTAAAATGGTCTCGCATGAGAAACTAGGACCCACTGCGCAGATGTTGGGATGGATGGAGTATCTTGGAAGACTCAACATGACTCAAAGGCTTTTTGTGGGCCTTGATCTGTCGGGGCTTGCAATGAGGGCACAGGCTAtgagagagggagaaggtTACCGCCTGGATCTGACTATATTCTTGCCTGGAGGGCCCCCATCTTCTGTCGACGATATTGCCAAAGATTGGTCCAACAGAATGGACCAGTCGGCCAAGGCTTTTAGGACCGTCCATCTTGAGCTTGCAAAAATGTTCGACAAGACTAAAGACGACATGATATACCGAGACCCCTTTATCCGCAGAAGATTAATATTTCGGCCAGGCTGGACTCTGAAAGGGGTCAACTCTGGGACACTAGATAGGCCAGTGCCCGAAGCAAGTATTGCTCAGCGGCAGCTTGTCACAAGGGTGGCCCGTGTCGTGGAGCTGCCTGTTGATATTAACGACCGCGTCCCACCTGTTTTGAGGAAACCTACTGGTAACGTGCGGAAGGCTATGTCAAGACTGGCTCCAGGCGAAGTATGCTTTCAGTCCATCAGACAGTATTCCTGGGATAAAAGTACTGTCACGGCCGAAAATTCCACTTTTACCTCGGTAACTTTCTGGATCGCTTGGTCTTTTAGTGGCGAGAAGATTCAATACAGCAAAAACACAGATGTTGAGCAAGATCAGAGGGCACATGATTTTGTAAGATCTATTGATCTTGGCGGTTACATTCCAATACACATCGCGGACCCTCCTAAATTCCTTCGCATTGGCGGGTTTCCAGCTCTCGAAGTTCTTCTCTTATCCTATATTCCGAAAAACCAGATTGGCGCTACTGTCGACCTAATCTTTGAGCCTAGTTTCGGTCTGCTGCAAGAGCTAGAGAAAAGCTGTCAATCAAGTCGTCATCTTTACGATCGCCCTTCACGACTAAAACTATTCGTATCAGTCGCGGATGTTCGTGTTGCTCAAGAACTTATACTCGAATTAGATGGGCGATTAGCTCAGGAAGGCCGTCAGTATCTTGCCAGTGGCTCTTCGCTTGAACAGACCATAGAGATTATGGCAGAATTAGCCTTAAAAGCCTTGGGAGAGATTTACTTGGTTGACGAGAGTAAATCAGTGAAGATTGGTGAAGGAAAACTTCCGAAAGGCATACCCCTCAACTACGAT TCCTGCTGTTGTACCGTCAACCCCATCAACTTTCGTAACGCCTTCACATTTCTCAGGAATCCTTGTCAATAG
- a CDS encoding Hypothetical Protein (Similar to TIGR gene model, INSD accession AAW43910.1) — MPHPFDSYSSRSSTSSSESDSQESSATSYGLPRYNEKPRQYSFPRRASAKFRNVFRPRRRSSLPFVHVVRRRTTQLALAAGILVLGALLLSEFKNHNERQRQWNKEFPLQEWESKHSGDREVNLFALRADYESKRREEMLAERKHRIDSGSLDKEQFWTSQQDEALQQEVSDKWPSWWGNPDVVGRSPFDHRPDPLPPTREKRRFLMLTDYKDYLERMNTHTYEIVDAALRHPHLIVDVWGPGWAGYNRSIPLSANIRKRAHRVSQLEKSKAEFEKKQRNKRGNLAEGEEQETWQTPDWPDVVPDECSDVRYDVVLTISNIYNEADPHLDFLDCGALMIQQLGDCHSLRCSYEWYPQSNNITLSKYAFELLELFDYNKVKAKYPDWEMGMFGHSPDTGNEWDFWPVTWSKKTSEARIFGFDGSFYPIRTTVTNHLRDAGKQEKETLISRHPHPGYTVSVPQEARDHPLETYERNHKYYATHLKLREDFAKGMRESKICVFDASLERKMIRKYAQAFLSGCVVAADIPTEHESALSKFVIPLKATWSIEQINTAIQYYLDRPEVLQQMAVDGFVYARQHLTTTNKISHILEMADHYREGSRGYEFPYGFSLKCRAYWSDQNGYRPPWCRNTQGYRGLED, encoded by the exons ATGCCACATCCTTTCGACTCCTACTCATCCCGCTCCTCAACAAGTTCCAGCGAAAGCGACTCACAAGAATCATCCGCCACGTCCTATGGCCTTCCCAGATACAACGAAAAACCACGGCAGTATAGCTTCCCGCGGAGAGCTTCTGCAAAATTCAGAAATGTCTTCCGCCCAAGACGTCGATCTTCTCTACCGTTTGTGCATGTGGTAAGGCGAAGAACAACGCAGCTCGCCTTGGCTGCTGGGATTCTTGTACTCGGTGCTCTGCTACTGAGCGAATTCAAAAACCACAACGAGAGGCAGCGGCAATGGAACAAGGAGTTTCCATTGCAGGAATGGGAGTCGAAGCATTCAGGCGACAGGGAAGTCAACCTTTTTGCTTTGAGAGCAGATTACGAATCCAAACGACGGGAAGAGATGCTTGCTGAGAGGAAACATCGCATTGACTCTGGAAGTCTTGACAAGGAGCAGTTTTGGACCTCTCAACAAGATGAAGCATTGCAGCAGGAAGTCAGTGACAAATGGCCAAGCTGGTGGGGAAACCCAGACGTCGTTGGAAGAAGCCCATTTGATCATCGCCCGGATCCCTTGCCCCCTACGAGAGAGAAGAGACGTTTTCTCATGTTAACCG ACTACAAAGACTACCTTGAGCGTATGAATACCCATACCTACGAGATTGTAGACGCTGCACTGCGGCATCCTCATCTCATCGTCGACGTTTGGGGTCCCGGATGGGCAGGCTACAATAGATCAATTCCCCTCTCTGCCAATATTCGCAAGCGAGCGCACAGAGTGTCACAGCTGGAGAAGAGCAAGGCCGAATTTGAAAAGAAGCAGAGGAATAAGAGAGGAAATCTTGCGGAAGGGGAAGAACAGGAAACGTGGCAGACGCCAGACTGGCCCGACGTCGTGCCCGATGAATGCAGTGATGTTCGATATGATGTTGTCTTGACCATCTC GAATATCTATAATGAGGCCGATCCTCATCTGGACTTTTTGGACTGTGGTGCGCTCATGATCCA GCAACTTGGTGATTGCCATTCCCTCCGTTGTTCATACGAATGGTACCCCCAGTCCAATAACATCACTCTCTCAAAATATGCCTTTGAACTGTTAGAGTTGTTCGATTACAACAAGGTTAAAGCGAAATATCCCGACTGGGAAATGGGTATGTTTGGTCACAGCCCTGATACTGGTAATGAGTGGGACTTTTGGCCCGTAACTTGGAGTAAAAAGACTAGCGAAGCAAGGATCTTTGGTTTTGATGGTAGTT TCTATCCTATCCGAACAACGGTGACAAATCATCTTCGCGATGCTGGCAAACAGGAGAAAGAAACCTTAATTTCTCGCCATCCTCATCCAGGCTATACTGTCTCTGTACCTCAAGAAGCTCGCGACCATCCTCTTGAGACGTATGAACGGAATCACAAATACTATGCTACCCATTTGAAGTTGAGAGAAGACTTTGCCAAGGGAATGAGAGAGTCCAAGATCTGTGTCTTTGATGCCAGTTTGGAGAGAAAAATGATCCGCAAG TACGCCCAAGCTTTCCTCTCTGGGTGCGTGGTGGCCGCCGATATTCCCACCGAACACGAATCGGCTCTTTCCAAATTTGTCATCCCACTCAAGGCCACGTGGTCTATTGAGCAGATCAATACAGCTATTCAATATTATCTTGACAGACCAGAGGTGCTGCAGCAGATGGCAGTTGACGGATTTGTCTACGCAAGGCAGCATTTGACCACGACAAACAAAATTAGTCACATTCTCGAAATGGCAGATCATTATCGGGAGGGCTCTAGAGGATACGAGT TCCCATACGGTTTCTCTTTGAAGTGTAGGGCATACTGGAGTGACCAGAATGGGTATAGACC ACCTTGGTGCAGAAACACTCAAGGCTATAGAGGCCTTGAGGACTAA
- a CDS encoding uncharacterized protein (Similar to TIGR gene model, INSD accession AAW43596.1~Hypothetical protein CNE02280~Similar to TIGR gene model, INSD accession AAW43594.1): protein MAYYQRTAQQGRPVRYRLEPMYAASNVEWAFMNVLLTRDPEYVKQVIRSYVDVKQSHGRTKLEISLKLEPLEREYPQFAQSFVEVRMERGLPQSRVISLRVNPPNPLHRASTTQSQSPNRPSDTRPGGLRVQSTTANTSRRASAPSQSARPPVVRNPEDGDELPPPPYSSQDPEPEATRILQERLAAETNVEPSTTVPSSSTPQAASNPAPASAQSSTAPNSESTRPGLIDSNPPSDPQMAQVWEESQLDEAKRASLAWREQQELEEAMRLSLAEAESAGVGSSTGRGTSSHAKSEQDRLPVVNEDEAASYGEASSSSQQPNPDLMGLVGGLEDLTFSNSEHTSSTSHAAHNQNSILDDDGPSGLNQQPLVPSKTGLVMQSKNPFLSQAERETSNADGSSSHLDSSTSAPVQAGASELTPPARQDSPGSTHTSQTTPPIYAPPPGPPPPHLRISTPPAQSPSSAQKQTSPASRPLPRAPVSPDLSSPSVPQAPGPLTYSPQLASSSQQPSASTANGVYASPPGLPPRKPSRRKSAYVPPTQGEDPLEMLRDFDTVFLVDDSSSMKKDQRWDQACQAIMDVANLASRYDDDGIDVYFLNNKRVGKELRSSDDVEELFTGLGPRGITPTGRRLEAILRDYMSRLEASQHTGEEVKPMNLIVVTDGAFAHPISARLRQLAVNPALTRAQLLALAPTDDPESVIVTIARRLDRGQYPLSQVGIQFLQIGNDPEAREALQELDDGLSSEHGIRDMVDTVPFNGEEMNAGLIIKTLLGGINRRLDRRSTA from the exons ATGGCCTACTATCAGCGCACCGCCCAGCAG GGCCGCCCCGTCAGATATCGTTTAGAGCCCATGTACGCCGCCAGCAATGTCGAATGGGCTTTTATGAACGTCCTGCTCACCCGTGACCCAGA ATACGTTAAACAGGTAATTCGATCATACGTTGACGTCAAGCAGTCCCATGGAAGAACCAAATTGGAGATCAGTCTAAAGCTGGAACCGTTAGAAAGAGAG TACCCGCAGTTCGCGCAATCTTTCGTTGAAGTTCGGATGGAACGAGGACTGCCACAGTCTAGAGTCATCTCATTGCGTGTCAACCCCCCCAATCCTCTACATCGTGCATCGACTACGCAATCGCAGTCGCCTAACCGTCCTAGTGATACTAGACCAGGTGGTCTGAGGGTTCAGTCAACAACAGCCAATACCTCTAGGCGCGCATCCGCTCCGTCCCAATCTGCCAGGCCACCGGTGGTCAGGAATCCTGAAGATGGAGACGAGTTGCCTCCGCCGCCGTACAGCAGTCAGGATCCAGAGCCGGAAGCTACCAGGATTTTGCAAGAACGTTTGGCAGCTGAGACCAATGTCGAACCCTCCACCACCGTaccttcctcttcaacaCCTCAAGCCGCCAGCAATCCTGCCCCTGCTTCCGCTCAGTCTTCGACCGCGCCAAATAGTGAATCAACGCGGCCAGGGCTCATTGATTCCAACCCTCCGTCTGATCCCCAAATGGCTCAGGTATGGGAGGAATCACAGTTGGATGAGGCTAAACGTGCCAGTCTTGCATGGCGTGAGCAGCAggagcttgaagaagcgATGAGGCTTAGCCTTGCCGAAGCTGAATCAGCGGGAGTCGGCTCTTCCACCGGGCGGGGGACATCTAGTCATGCGAAATCAGAGCAGGATCGCCTGCCAGTAGTGAATGAGGACGAAGCTGCTTCGTACGGAGAGGCTTCCAGCTCGTCTCAGCAGCCCAACCCTGATCTGATGGGTCTTGTGGGCGGTCTGGAAGACCTTACATTTTCAAACTCAGAACATACATCGTCTACAAGCCATGCAGCTCACAACCAGAATTCAATCCTTGACGACGACGGCCCAAGTGGTTTGAACCAGCAACCCCTTGTCCCTTCCAAGACCGGACTTGTCATGCAGAGCAAAAACCCATTCTTGTCTCAGGCTGAGAGAGAAACTTCCAATGCTGATGGATCGTCTTCTCATTTAGACAGCTCAACCTCAGCGCCAGTTCAAGCAGGTGCAAGTGAGCTCACCCCGCCCGCTCGTCAAGATAGCCCGGGATCCACACATACATCACAAACCACACCACCCATTTATGCTCCCCCGCCTGgtcctccccctcctcatctccGTATCTCTACTCCGCCGGCTCAAAGTCCTTCGTCCGCCCAAAAACAAACTTCACCGGCATCAAGGCCATTACCCCGTGCACCTGTCTCGCCAGatctttcttctccctctgTACCACAAGCCCCTGGCCCGCTAACGTACTCCCCACAATTAGCATCTTCCTCCCAGCAACCCAGCGCTTCGACTGCGAATGGTGTTTATGCATCTCCACCTGGGTTGCCTCCGAGGAAACCTAGTAGAAGAAAGTCCGCATACGTCCCTCCTACACAAGGCGAGGACCCGCTTGAGATGCTACGCGATTTTGACACTGTTTTCCTTG TCGATGATAGCTCTTCCATGAAAAAGGACCAGCGTTGGGATCAAGCATGTCAAGCAATCATGGACGTTGCCAATCTTGCTTCCAGATATGATGACGACGGCATAGACGTTTACTTCCTCAACAACAAACGCGTGGGCAAGGAACTAAGGTCATCAGATGATGTCGAAGAATTGTTTACGGGATTAGGACCCCGGGGAATCACACC AACTGGTAGGAGGCTGGAAGCTATCCTTAGAGACTACATGTCTCGCCTTGAAGCATCCCAACATACAGGAGAGGAAGTCAAGCCGATGAATCTCATTGTAGTCACGGACGGTG CCTTTGCGCACCCCATCTCTGCCCGTTTACGTCAACTCGCTGTTAATCCTGCTCTCACGCGCGCGCAATTGCTGGCTTTAGCTCCCACTGATGACCCAGAAAGCGTGATAGTTACTATTGCCCGCCGT CTTGACCGAGGCCAGTATCCTCTTTCTCAAGTTGGCATCCAGTTCCTCCAAATTGGTAACGATCCAGAAGCGCGTGAGGCATTGCAGGAACTTGACGATGGTCTAAGTTCGGAGCATGGCATAAGAGACATGGTGGATACTGTTCCTTTCAATGGGGAAGAGATGAATGCCGGATTAATTATCAAGACATTGCTCGGTGGAATAAATCGGAGATTGGATAGGAGGAGTACGGCCTAG